The following are encoded together in the Dyella terrae genome:
- a CDS encoding efflux RND transporter periplasmic adaptor subunit, producing the protein MNKRWILTVLALAAVGGSWALLSHSGDTHAQAGPPPAPAVTVAQVLVRPVDDADEFTGRLQAVDTIQLRPRVGGYVDSVHFKEGAIVRKGDLLFRIDPRPYQAEVDRLSANLAEAKANQVLAQSNGERADRLLQQHAIAKEEADRQQTAAQSAKAQVASTNAALDAAKLNLNFTEIRAPIDGRVSNALVTPGNLVTSTDVLTSVVSVDPIYAYFDVDEHSYLKFDRQRREHGNSPQISMALADEKGFPHTGRVDFVDNQLRAGSGTIRLRAVFDNADASYTPGLYVRIQLRSDSRQPRALVDDRAIGADLGNKYVYVVDKDRKVEYRRVVTGPLLDGLRVVTEGLDAKDTVIVNGLQHVRPGVEVNPTKVAMETRSLDPNKQVAMAGGASGNKAAQQK; encoded by the coding sequence ATGAACAAACGATGGATCCTCACCGTACTCGCCCTTGCCGCGGTGGGCGGTAGCTGGGCCTTGCTCAGCCACAGCGGTGATACCCACGCCCAGGCTGGCCCCCCGCCGGCGCCCGCCGTGACGGTGGCCCAGGTACTGGTGCGCCCCGTGGACGATGCCGACGAATTCACCGGCCGCCTGCAGGCGGTCGACACCATCCAACTGCGTCCCCGCGTGGGTGGATATGTGGACTCGGTGCACTTCAAGGAAGGGGCGATCGTGCGAAAAGGCGATCTTCTTTTCCGCATCGACCCGCGCCCCTACCAGGCCGAGGTGGATCGCCTAAGCGCCAATTTGGCCGAAGCCAAGGCCAACCAGGTGTTGGCGCAGTCCAACGGCGAGCGCGCTGACCGTCTGCTTCAGCAGCACGCCATCGCCAAGGAAGAAGCCGACCGCCAGCAGACCGCCGCACAAAGCGCCAAGGCTCAGGTGGCCTCCACCAACGCCGCGCTCGACGCCGCCAAGCTCAACCTCAACTTCACCGAGATCCGCGCGCCGATCGACGGTCGCGTGAGCAACGCGCTGGTGACGCCGGGCAACCTGGTAACCAGCACTGACGTGCTGACCAGCGTGGTGAGCGTCGACCCGATCTACGCCTACTTCGATGTCGACGAGCACAGCTACCTGAAGTTCGATCGTCAGCGTCGCGAACACGGCAATTCGCCGCAGATCTCGATGGCATTGGCGGATGAGAAAGGGTTTCCGCATACCGGTCGCGTCGACTTTGTCGACAACCAGCTGCGCGCCGGCAGCGGCACCATCCGCCTGCGCGCGGTGTTCGACAACGCCGACGCCAGCTACACGCCGGGCCTGTACGTCCGCATCCAGCTGCGCAGCGACAGCCGCCAGCCGCGTGCGCTGGTCGACGACCGCGCCATCGGCGCCGACCTGGGCAACAAGTACGTGTACGTGGTCGACAAGGATCGCAAGGTGGAATACCGCCGCGTGGTCACCGGTCCGCTACTGGACGGCCTGCGCGTGGTTACCGAAGGTCTGGACGCCAAGGACACGGTGATCGTCAACGGACTGCAGCACGTGCGTCCGGGCGTGGA